In Triticum urartu cultivar G1812 chromosome 6, Tu2.1, whole genome shotgun sequence, the following proteins share a genomic window:
- the LOC125514803 gene encoding uncharacterized protein LOC125514803, producing MARNARAKRHAARRLRATPYPIPSYRWKAMKGANRKKALPTVQKMDWEDANCSVCMEYPHNAVLLLCSSHDKGCRPYMCGTSYRHSNCLDQFKKAYTKGALLEELPASTVGSTLDFVPLTAVEKTESIDLACPLCRGKVKGWTVVEPARSYLNGKRRTCMQDGCSFVGTYKELRKHVKLEHPLVQPREVDPAVEQKWRSLEFEREREDALSTVTSSMGRAVVWGDYVLDLEDGADLEDEDSDDDDRGNDREADNARRLIIFMMRQVAQRHRTQSLQSPSGMPGNADEDYAVSGGGANETTPYPFTSEGDDEDDMALAGAGGAGMLRSDRRRRRRRRNRGRLFLDSN from the coding sequence ATGGCAAGAAATGCAAGGGCAAAGAGGCATGCGGCTCGTCGTCTCAGGGCCACGCCGTATCCCATTCCTTCATACCGCTGGAAAGCAATGAAAGGAGCCAACCGGAAGAAAGCACTGCCAACTGTGCAGAAGATGGACTGGGAAGATGCCAACTGCTCTGTATGCATGGAATACCCACACAATGCTGTGCTTCTCCTTTGTTCGTCTCATGACAAGGGCTGCCGCCCTTACATGTGTGGAACGAGCTACCGGCACTCAAATTGCCTCGATCAGTTCAAGAAGGCATACACCAAGGGGGCATTGCTTGAGGAACTGCCTGCCAGCACTGTTGGCAGTACCTTGGACTTTGTGCCATTGACTGCAGTCGAGAAGACTGAGTCCATTGACCTCGCATGCCCATTGTGTCGTGGCAAAGTGAAGGGGTGGACTGTGGTAGAACCTGCTCGAAGTTACCTGAATGGGAAAAGGAGAACATGCATGCAGGATGGCTGCTCGTTTGTGGGGACGTACAAGGAACTCCGCAAGCATGTGAAGTTGGAGCACCCTCTTGTGCAGCCAAGGGAAGTGGATCCTGCCGTGGAACAGAAGTGGAGATCGCTCGAGTTTGAAAGAGAGAGGGAAGACGCACTcagcacggtcacttcatcaatgGGGAGGGCAGTGGTTTGGGGTGACTATGTGTTGGACCTGGAGGATGGAGCGGACTTGGAGGACGaagacagcgacgacgacgatcGTGGCAATGACCGGGAGGCGGATAACGCTCGGAGGTTGATAATATTCATGATGCGTCAAGTTGCTCAGCGACATCGAACGCAAAGTCTCCAGAGTCCAAGTGGCATGCCTGGAAATGCCGATGAAGATTATGCGGTTAGCGGTGGTGGTGCCAACGAGACCACCCCATACCCTTTCACCTCGGAGGGCGACGACGAGGATGATATGGCTCTGGCcggagcaggaggcgcgggtATGCTTAGATCAGACAGGCGTCGCCGGCGACGCCGTAGGAACCGTGGAAGACTGTTTTTAGATTCTAATTGA